From one Eleginops maclovinus isolate JMC-PN-2008 ecotype Puerto Natales chromosome 7, JC_Emac_rtc_rv5, whole genome shotgun sequence genomic stretch:
- the gabpa gene encoding GA-binding protein alpha chain isoform X1: protein MSKGEPEEMIEIEIDEQEKQACLEEGVEEQTITASDLIQQDIDINEPIGNLKKLLEPRIQISLDAYEICLQDIQLHPDHSLFDQGVKTDGTVQLSLQIITKPGEEKLNILEIVKPVETVEVVIDPDAAGEDGTLVEEGQLIAVERSGLSDETSEQVTRWAAALEGYRKEQVRLGIPYDPVLWSADQVIHWAVWVMKEFNIDEMEIGSIHIPGRDLCLFSQEEFLQKVPNGEILWSHLELLRKYVLASQDQSGGDATVTIDQPVQIIPTQVSTPTAIKVMKQSRGPRTPRISGGEERSSPGNRTGKLSLSRPEELLMAIVENSDVEELSDDEDEVDMHAAKLMEEQQSDSDSDDPAPGDDSDEEYIPDAPNAAEDSENEHGRKHIENDELVLEEHGHGQPRPKSRIAGRVQRWRYTPFKPNLVHFEAEDDTVLKDVRASWQALNYVEQYIDSELMKLIADCTNAMSLVNTGRFLNTSVDEMYHFFGAAILMSCVPYPQMRMFWSNALRIPAITEKITQDRFFKLRSHLKVVIDNDVPEEQKRIDRFWKVRPYMDRILAGCRLQIHPECVSIGEQMIPFTGACPFWMYLPLKPNPVGMKNFVMASVDGLVLDFEVYQGSQALALQVPDSDGLGLGSLVIKRLSETLTAGTKVYCDRFFTSTAAVDTMLKDHIYLTGTVMKNRVSQAVSKLPDDKTLKIQGRGTSAAVTREDGKVCVVKWYDNKPVMMLSTVHAEQPEDQCRRWSKKDKIYVTVTRPSVVREYNTNMGGVDMSDRMISYYRMGVRTKKWTVRMLMHFTDLALANSWILYRKDRQESGTPRKAIMQFLEFRMVVAQVFLSKCDVGNENLLPPPEKNSRVAPIPHVSVRSTAAHLPDMVPLKNPMRCRMKGCTGKSRVQCVTCNVYLCLTSERNCFAAFHTGFLKKV from the exons ATGTCTAAAGGTGAACCTGAAGAGATGATAGAGATCGAGATAGATGAGCAGGAGAAGCAGGCATGCCTGGAGGAAGG TGTTGAGGAGCAGACCATTACTGCATCAGATCTGATTCAACAAGATATTGACATCAATGAGCCCATTGGCAATTTGAAGAAGCTTTTGGAGCCCCGTATCCAGATATCACTGGATGCCTATGAGATCTGCTTGCAAGACATTCAG CTTCACCCTGACCACAGCCTCTTTGACCAGGGTGTAAAAACCGATGGCACCGTGCAGCTCAGCCTGCAGATAATAACCAAACCAG GAGAGGAGAAGTtgaacattttggaaattgtaaAGCCGGTAGAAACCGTAGAAGTAGTTATTGATCCAGAtgcagcaggagaagatggaacGCTGGTAGAGGAAGGTCAACTCATTGCTGTGGAGCGATCTGGCCTCTCTGATGAGACCTCGGAGCAGGTTACACGCTGGGCCGCAGCATTGGAAGGTTACCGCAAAGAGCAGGTTCGCCTAGGCATACCATATG aTCCTGTGCTCTGGTCAGCTGACCAGGTGATCCACTGGGCAGTGTGGGTAATGAAGGAGTTTAACATCGATGAGATGGAAATCGGAAGCATTCACATCCCAGGTCGAGATCTCTGCTTATTCAGCCAGGAAGAGTTCCTTCAGAAAGTTCCCAACGGAGAGATACTCTGGAGTCACCTGGAGCTGCTGCGCAAAT atgtattGGCAAGCCAGGACCAGTCTGGAGGGGATGCTACTGTCACCATTGATCAGC CCGTACAGATTATCCCAACTCAAGTAAGCACACCCACAGCCATAAAGGTGATGAAGCAGAGCCGTGGTCCCAGAACACCCCGTATTTCTGGAGGAGAGGAGCGCAGCTCACCAGGCAACCGCACAG GAAAGCTGTCATTGTCAAGGCCAGAAGAATTGCTCATGGCAATTGTAGAGAATTCTGACGTTGAGGAACTGtcagatgatgaagatgaagtcGATATGCATGCAGCTAAGCTAATGGAAGAACAGCagtctgactctgactctgatgaTCCAGCACCTGGAGATGATTCAGATGAAGAATACATACCTGATGCACCTAATGCAGCCGAAGACTCTGAGAATGAACATGGCCGTAAACATATTGAGAATGATG AGCTGGTTTTGGAAGAGCACGGACATGGGCAGCCCAGGCCAAAATCTAGGATTGCTGGACGTGTACAGCGCTGGAGATATACTCCATTTAAACCAAACTTAGTCCACTTCGAAGCTGAAGATGACACTGTACTGAAAGATGTTCGGGCAAGTTGGCAGGCACTGAATTATGTGGAGCAGTACATCGACTCAGAGTTGATGAAACTAATCGCTGACTGCACAAATGCCATGTCACTCGTTAACACTGGGAGATTTCTCAACACATCAGTGGATGAGATGTATCACTTCTTTGGAGCAGCAATCTTGATGTCTTGCGTGCCTTATCCACAGATGAGAATGTTTTGGTCCAATGCTCTACGAATCCCTGCCATTACTGAAAAAATCACACAAGATCGATTCTTCAAACTACGGAGCCATCTGAAAGTGGTCATTGACAATGACGTTCCAGAAGAACAGAAGAGAATCGACAGATTCTGGAAGGTGAGGCCATACATGGATCGCATACTTGCCGGCTGCCGCCTGCAGATCCATCCAGAGTGCGTCTCCATAGGCGAGCAGATGATACCATTCACAGGCGCTTGCCCATTCTGGATGTATTTGCCACTAAAGCCAAATCCAGTTGGGATGAAGAACTTCGTGATGGCATCGGTGGATGGTCTCGTGCTAGACTTTGAGGTGTACCAAGGCTCACAGGCACTGGCATTGCAGGTTCCGGACTCTGATGGATTGGGTCTAGGATCGCTCGTCATCAAACGTCTGTCTGAAACCCTGACTGCCGGCACGAAAGTGTACTGTGATCGCTTCTTCACCTCCACTGCAGCGGTGGATACTATGCTGAAGGATCACATCTATCTTACTGGCACTGTGATGAAGAACCGTGTCTCACAAGCAGTGAGTAAGCTACCAGATGACAAAACCTTGAAAATCCAAGGAAGAGGTACCTCTGCTGCAGTAACCAGGGAAgatgggaaagtgtgtgtggtgaagtGGTACGACAATAAGCCAGTGATGATGCTCTCCACTGTCCATGCAGAGCAGCCAGAAGACCAATGCCGGCGGTGGTCCAAGAAGGACAAAATATATGTCACTGTCACAAGGCCGAGTGTTGTGCGcgaatacaatacaaatatgggAGGTGTTGACATGTCAGACAGAATGATCAGCTACTACAGAATGGGTGTCCGAACAAAGAAGTGGACTGTTCGCATGCTAATGCACTTCACCGACCTGGCACTGGCCAACAGCTGGATCCTGTACCGCAAGGATCGCCAAGAAAGTGGAACACCAAGGAAAGCGATCATGCAGTTTCTGGAGTTTCGCATGGTAGTGGCTCAGGTATTCCTCAGCAAGTGTGACGTGGGAAATGAAAATCTCCTTCCACCACCTGAGAAAAATTCTCGTGTTGCTCCAATCCCCCATGTCTCAGTGCGATCCACTGCTGCCCATCTTCCAGACATGGTTCCTCTGAAAAACCCAATGCGGTGCAGAATGAAAGGCTGCACTGGGAAATCCCGTGTGCAATGCGTGACATGCAATGTTTACCTCTGTTTGACGAGTGAACGCAACTGCTTTGCAGCTTTTCACactggctttttaaaaaaagtttag
- the gabpa gene encoding GA-binding protein alpha chain isoform X4, with protein MSKGEPEEMIEIEIDEQEKQACLEEGVEEQTITASDLIQQDIDINEPIGNLKKLLEPRIQISLDAYEICLQDIQLHPDHSLFDQGVKTDGTVQLSLQIITKPGEEKLNILEIVKPVETVEVVIDPDAAGEDGTLVEEGQLIAVERSGLSDETSEQVTRWAAALEGYRKEQVRLGIPYDPVLWSADQVIHWAVWVMKEFNIDEMEIGSIHIPGRDLCLFSQEEFLQKVPNGEILWSHLELLRKYVLASQDQSGGDATVTIDQPVQIIPTQVSTPTAIKVMKQSRGPRTPRISGGEERSSPGNRTEVQHGKEPSEDLKKRIVARHKDGLGYKKIANTLKLSCSTVAKTIQRFNRTGPLKTVLAMVDQRS; from the exons ATGTCTAAAGGTGAACCTGAAGAGATGATAGAGATCGAGATAGATGAGCAGGAGAAGCAGGCATGCCTGGAGGAAGG TGTTGAGGAGCAGACCATTACTGCATCAGATCTGATTCAACAAGATATTGACATCAATGAGCCCATTGGCAATTTGAAGAAGCTTTTGGAGCCCCGTATCCAGATATCACTGGATGCCTATGAGATCTGCTTGCAAGACATTCAG CTTCACCCTGACCACAGCCTCTTTGACCAGGGTGTAAAAACCGATGGCACCGTGCAGCTCAGCCTGCAGATAATAACCAAACCAG GAGAGGAGAAGTtgaacattttggaaattgtaaAGCCGGTAGAAACCGTAGAAGTAGTTATTGATCCAGAtgcagcaggagaagatggaacGCTGGTAGAGGAAGGTCAACTCATTGCTGTGGAGCGATCTGGCCTCTCTGATGAGACCTCGGAGCAGGTTACACGCTGGGCCGCAGCATTGGAAGGTTACCGCAAAGAGCAGGTTCGCCTAGGCATACCATATG aTCCTGTGCTCTGGTCAGCTGACCAGGTGATCCACTGGGCAGTGTGGGTAATGAAGGAGTTTAACATCGATGAGATGGAAATCGGAAGCATTCACATCCCAGGTCGAGATCTCTGCTTATTCAGCCAGGAAGAGTTCCTTCAGAAAGTTCCCAACGGAGAGATACTCTGGAGTCACCTGGAGCTGCTGCGCAAAT atgtattGGCAAGCCAGGACCAGTCTGGAGGGGATGCTACTGTCACCATTGATCAGC CCGTACAGATTATCCCAACTCAAGTAAGCACACCCACAGCCATAAAGGTGATGAAGCAGAGCCGTGGTCCCAGAACACCCCGTATTTCTGGAGGAGAGGAGCGCAGCTCACCAGGCAACCGCACAG aagttcaacatggcaaaGAAccctctgaggatctgaaaaaaagaattgttgctcgacataaagatggcctaggctataagaagattgccaacaccctgaaactgagctgcagcacggtggccaagaccatacagcggtttaacaggacaggtcCACTCAAAACAGTCCTCGCCATGGTCGACCAAAGAAGCTGA
- the gabpa gene encoding GA-binding protein alpha chain isoform X2 produces the protein MAGISTKDFYSSSRNKQQKGKLSLSRPEELLMAIVENSDVEELSDDEDEVDMHAAKLMEEQQSDSDSDDPAPGDDSDEEYIPDAPNAAEDSENEHGRKHIENDELVLEEHGHGQPRPKSRIAGRVQRWRYTPFKPNLVHFEAEDDTVLKDVRASWQALNYVEQYIDSELMKLIADCTNAMSLVNTGRFLNTSVDEMYHFFGAAILMSCVPYPQMRMFWSNALRIPAITEKITQDRFFKLRSHLKVVIDNDVPEEQKRIDRFWKVRPYMDRILAGCRLQIHPECVSIGEQMIPFTGACPFWMYLPLKPNPVGMKNFVMASVDGLVLDFEVYQGSQALALQVPDSDGLGLGSLVIKRLSETLTAGTKVYCDRFFTSTAAVDTMLKDHIYLTGTVMKNRVSQAVSKLPDDKTLKIQGRGTSAAVTREDGKVCVVKWYDNKPVMMLSTVHAEQPEDQCRRWSKKDKIYVTVTRPSVVREYNTNMGGVDMSDRMISYYRMGVRTKKWTVRMLMHFTDLALANSWILYRKDRQESGTPRKAIMQFLEFRMVVAQVFLSKCDVGNENLLPPPEKNSRVAPIPHVSVRSTAAHLPDMVPLKNPMRCRMKGCTGKSRVQCVTCNVYLCLTSERNCFAAFHTGFLKKV, from the exons atggCGGGGATATCGACGAAAGACTTTTACAGCAGCTCcagaaacaaacagcagaaag GAAAGCTGTCATTGTCAAGGCCAGAAGAATTGCTCATGGCAATTGTAGAGAATTCTGACGTTGAGGAACTGtcagatgatgaagatgaagtcGATATGCATGCAGCTAAGCTAATGGAAGAACAGCagtctgactctgactctgatgaTCCAGCACCTGGAGATGATTCAGATGAAGAATACATACCTGATGCACCTAATGCAGCCGAAGACTCTGAGAATGAACATGGCCGTAAACATATTGAGAATGATG AGCTGGTTTTGGAAGAGCACGGACATGGGCAGCCCAGGCCAAAATCTAGGATTGCTGGACGTGTACAGCGCTGGAGATATACTCCATTTAAACCAAACTTAGTCCACTTCGAAGCTGAAGATGACACTGTACTGAAAGATGTTCGGGCAAGTTGGCAGGCACTGAATTATGTGGAGCAGTACATCGACTCAGAGTTGATGAAACTAATCGCTGACTGCACAAATGCCATGTCACTCGTTAACACTGGGAGATTTCTCAACACATCAGTGGATGAGATGTATCACTTCTTTGGAGCAGCAATCTTGATGTCTTGCGTGCCTTATCCACAGATGAGAATGTTTTGGTCCAATGCTCTACGAATCCCTGCCATTACTGAAAAAATCACACAAGATCGATTCTTCAAACTACGGAGCCATCTGAAAGTGGTCATTGACAATGACGTTCCAGAAGAACAGAAGAGAATCGACAGATTCTGGAAGGTGAGGCCATACATGGATCGCATACTTGCCGGCTGCCGCCTGCAGATCCATCCAGAGTGCGTCTCCATAGGCGAGCAGATGATACCATTCACAGGCGCTTGCCCATTCTGGATGTATTTGCCACTAAAGCCAAATCCAGTTGGGATGAAGAACTTCGTGATGGCATCGGTGGATGGTCTCGTGCTAGACTTTGAGGTGTACCAAGGCTCACAGGCACTGGCATTGCAGGTTCCGGACTCTGATGGATTGGGTCTAGGATCGCTCGTCATCAAACGTCTGTCTGAAACCCTGACTGCCGGCACGAAAGTGTACTGTGATCGCTTCTTCACCTCCACTGCAGCGGTGGATACTATGCTGAAGGATCACATCTATCTTACTGGCACTGTGATGAAGAACCGTGTCTCACAAGCAGTGAGTAAGCTACCAGATGACAAAACCTTGAAAATCCAAGGAAGAGGTACCTCTGCTGCAGTAACCAGGGAAgatgggaaagtgtgtgtggtgaagtGGTACGACAATAAGCCAGTGATGATGCTCTCCACTGTCCATGCAGAGCAGCCAGAAGACCAATGCCGGCGGTGGTCCAAGAAGGACAAAATATATGTCACTGTCACAAGGCCGAGTGTTGTGCGcgaatacaatacaaatatgggAGGTGTTGACATGTCAGACAGAATGATCAGCTACTACAGAATGGGTGTCCGAACAAAGAAGTGGACTGTTCGCATGCTAATGCACTTCACCGACCTGGCACTGGCCAACAGCTGGATCCTGTACCGCAAGGATCGCCAAGAAAGTGGAACACCAAGGAAAGCGATCATGCAGTTTCTGGAGTTTCGCATGGTAGTGGCTCAGGTATTCCTCAGCAAGTGTGACGTGGGAAATGAAAATCTCCTTCCACCACCTGAGAAAAATTCTCGTGTTGCTCCAATCCCCCATGTCTCAGTGCGATCCACTGCTGCCCATCTTCCAGACATGGTTCCTCTGAAAAACCCAATGCGGTGCAGAATGAAAGGCTGCACTGGGAAATCCCGTGTGCAATGCGTGACATGCAATGTTTACCTCTGTTTGACGAGTGAACGCAACTGCTTTGCAGCTTTTCACactggctttttaaaaaaagtttag
- the gabpa gene encoding GA-binding protein alpha chain isoform X3 translates to MSKGEPEEMIEIEIDEQEKQACLEEGVEEQTITASDLIQQDIDINEPIGNLKKLLEPRIQISLDAYEICLQDIQLHPDHSLFDQGVKTDGTVQLSLQIITKPGEEKLNILEIVKPVETVEVVIDPDAAGEDGTLVEEGQLIAVERSGLSDETSEQVTRWAAALEGYRKEQVRLGIPYDPVLWSADQVIHWAVWVMKEFNIDEMEIGSIHIPGRDLCLFSQEEFLQKVPNGEILWSHLELLRKYVLASQDQSGGDATVTIDQPVQIIPTQVSTPTAIKVMKQSRGPRTPRISGGEERSSPGNRTGNNGQIQLWQFLLELLTDKDARDCISWVGEEGEFKLNQPELVAQKWGQRKNKPTMNYEKLSRALRYYYDGDMISKVQGKRFVYKFVCDLRTLIGYSAADLNNLVTECEQKKLARMQMHGIGQPITTVTLATTALDKDS, encoded by the exons ATGTCTAAAGGTGAACCTGAAGAGATGATAGAGATCGAGATAGATGAGCAGGAGAAGCAGGCATGCCTGGAGGAAGG TGTTGAGGAGCAGACCATTACTGCATCAGATCTGATTCAACAAGATATTGACATCAATGAGCCCATTGGCAATTTGAAGAAGCTTTTGGAGCCCCGTATCCAGATATCACTGGATGCCTATGAGATCTGCTTGCAAGACATTCAG CTTCACCCTGACCACAGCCTCTTTGACCAGGGTGTAAAAACCGATGGCACCGTGCAGCTCAGCCTGCAGATAATAACCAAACCAG GAGAGGAGAAGTtgaacattttggaaattgtaaAGCCGGTAGAAACCGTAGAAGTAGTTATTGATCCAGAtgcagcaggagaagatggaacGCTGGTAGAGGAAGGTCAACTCATTGCTGTGGAGCGATCTGGCCTCTCTGATGAGACCTCGGAGCAGGTTACACGCTGGGCCGCAGCATTGGAAGGTTACCGCAAAGAGCAGGTTCGCCTAGGCATACCATATG aTCCTGTGCTCTGGTCAGCTGACCAGGTGATCCACTGGGCAGTGTGGGTAATGAAGGAGTTTAACATCGATGAGATGGAAATCGGAAGCATTCACATCCCAGGTCGAGATCTCTGCTTATTCAGCCAGGAAGAGTTCCTTCAGAAAGTTCCCAACGGAGAGATACTCTGGAGTCACCTGGAGCTGCTGCGCAAAT atgtattGGCAAGCCAGGACCAGTCTGGAGGGGATGCTACTGTCACCATTGATCAGC CCGTACAGATTATCCCAACTCAAGTAAGCACACCCACAGCCATAAAGGTGATGAAGCAGAGCCGTGGTCCCAGAACACCCCGTATTTCTGGAGGAGAGGAGCGCAGCTCACCAGGCAACCGCACAG GCAACAACGGCCAGATCCAGTTGTGGCAGTTTCTGTTGGAGCTGCTGACAGACAAGGATGCAAGAGACTGCATCTCCTGGGTGGGAGAGGAGGGCGAGTTCAAGCTCAACCAGCCGGAGCTTGTGGCTCAGAAATGGGGCCAGCGCAAGAACAAGCCTACTATGAACTACGAGAAACTCAGCAGAGCCCTCAG GTATTACTACGACGGGGACATGATCAGCAAGGTGCAGGGCAAGCGCTTCGTCTACAAGTTTGTGTGCGACCTGAGAACTCTGATTGGCTACAGTGCTGCTGACCTCAACAACCTGGTGACTGAGTGTGAACAGAAAAAATTGGCTCGCATGCAAATGCACGGCATCGGTCAGCCCATCACCACGGTGACGCTGGCCACCACCGCACTAGACAAAGACAGTTGA